In Kryptolebias marmoratus isolate JLee-2015 linkage group LG20, ASM164957v2, whole genome shotgun sequence, a genomic segment contains:
- the rab6bb gene encoding RAB6B, member RAS oncogene family b, with the protein MSAGGDLGNPLRKFKLVFLGEQSVGKTSLITRFMYDSFDNTYQATIGIDFLSKTMYLEDRTVRLQLWDTAGQERFRSLIPSYIRDSTVAVVVYDITNVNSFQQTCKWIDDVRTERGSDVIIMLVGNKTDLEEKRQITIEEGEQRAKELNVMFIETSAKMGSNVKQLFRRVAAALPGMESLDDANPEGMIDIKLDKPAEPTVPEGGCSC; encoded by the exons ATGTCCGCCGGAGGAGATCTGGGGAACCCCCTGAGGAAATTTAAGCTGGTCTTTTTGGGCGAGCAGAGCG TGGGGAAAACATCTCTCATCACTAGGTTCATGTATGACAGCTTCGACAACACGTATCAG GCAACCATCGGTATCGACTTCCTATCGAAGACCATGTACCTGGAAGACCGGACA GTAAGGCTGCAGCTGTGGGACACAGCTGGACAGGAGCGCTTCAGGAGCCTCATCCCGAGCTACATCCGGGACTCCACGGTGGCTGTGGTTGTCTATGACATCACAA ATGTGAATTCGTTCCAGCAGACCTGCAAATGGATCGACGACGTCAGGACGGAGAGAGGAAGCGACGTCATCATCATGCTTGTGGGCAACAAGACAGATTTGGAAGAGaagag GCAAATCACGATCGAAGAAGGAGAGCAGCGAGCCAAGGAGCTGAACGTCATGTTCATCGAGACCAGTGCCAAGATGGGCTCCAATGTCAAACAG ctgtTTCGCCGAGTGGCGGCGGCCCTACCTGGGATGGAAAGCCTGGACGACGCGAATCCCGAAGGCA TGATCGACATCAAGCTGGACAAACCAGCCGAGCCGACCGTCCCCGAGGGCGGCTGCTCGTGTTAA